From the genome of Actinomycetota bacterium:
CGCAGCCCATGCCGCCGCCTTGTTTACCCAACCAGTATCCCACCCAGGCCCAGCCATGCATGCCCGCCGGCTTCACGCCGCCCACGCCGCCCTCGGGGGCCCCGCAGCCGGGCGGAACCGGCGGTAACGGTGGCGCCATGCCTCCGGGCATGCCGATGCCAGGAGGAGGACCCGCAGGCCCCGGCGGCAACAGTGGAGCCGGGGGCATGATGCTTCCGCCGCTCGCCGCCTGCGCGCCCGGCCAGATTCCGACGGCGGCCGCTCCCTGCAAGTTCGACAGCACAGGCATGGCGGAGTGCGGCCCCGGGGGCCCGCCCAAGCTGGGCATTGACGGGTCGCTTCCGCCGGGCGCCGTGCCCTGCAAGCCCAAGGGCTTGGGCCCGCAGCTCGACATGGCACCGCCCAAGGAGGCCACGGCGAAGCTCATGACGCTCGACGTGGAGGTCGATGGCTCGGGTGAGACCCCGGGCACCTTCGACGTCACCCTCGTGGCGATCAAGAAGGGCATCGGCAAGGCCGCTCGCGCCCAGATGCAGGAGGCACTCGAGGGCGAGTCGTTCATCATCGACGCCACCAAGGCCAAGTGCTTCGCCGACAAGAAGTCGGACCCCGACGCCGTGGCCGACAAGGTGTCGTGCAAGGTGCTGAGCAAGGAGACCGACGACTCGGCCAGCACTCTGCGCGCCACCGTGGTGACGCGCATGAAGTTCGACGAGGCCACGCGCCAGCCGAGCTTCAAGGCGACCAAGTTCGTGATCCGCGGCAAGAGCAAGATCTAGGCGCGCACACCGCCCGGAGCCGCAGCATCGGGCCCGGCGTCAGTCCTCGTCAGAGGGCCGGCGCCGGGCCTTCTTCTTGCCCGCAAGCCGCTCGCGCTCGCGCCGCTGGCGTGCGCGGGCGCTGGCGCCGGGGCGCGTGGGCACGCGGCGGGGGTCCTCGGCCAGGGCCTCCACGATGAGCTCCACCATGCGGTCCACCGCCAGGGCGCGATTGCGCGCCTGATGGCGCTCGCGGCGGGCGCTCACGCGAAGCTCATCGGCCGAGGTGACGCGCGTGGAAAGCCGTGCGCGAATGAGATCGCGCCCGCGTGAGCCCACCGGGATGCGCCCGATGGGCATGCGCACTTCCACTCGCGTGGACACCGCATTGACGTTCTGCCCGCCGGGGCCGCCGGACCGCGAGAACGTGACGCGCGCATGGCGCTCCACTGCCTCGCGAATACGGGGCTCGGAGGCCCGCCCGCTCACGCGCCCGCCCCGGTGCCCCCCGGGGACGCATCCGCGCCGGTCACCCGGCGCGCCCGCTGCGCGTCCTCGGCTTCGCGGCGCAGGGCATCCTCCGCCCCACGGCGCAGGGCGTCCTTGGCGGCCTTGCCCACGAGGGGAATGCCGGGCGCACCCGTGGGCGGGTCCTGGTACGGACCACCCACCAGCGGCACCATGCACGAAAGGTGCCACATGATGCGCTCCACGGCGCGGCGGTTGCGTCCCGCACGCGGCGACTCGCGGATGTCGTCCATGGGTATCGCCGGGCCGAACCGGATGCGCACCGGGCCCTTGAGCATCTGGGAGTCCCAGATGGCGGCGGGGATCACCTGCACGTCAGGCCGGGTGGCGAAGTAGCCCGCGCCTGGGAAACCGGGGCTCATGCGACCGGTGCGCGTGACGCCCCCCTCGGGGAAGATGAGCAGGGCCTCGCCACGGGCCAGCAGGTCGCGGCCCATGCGCACGGCCCAGACGTCGGGCGACTGGCGCTTCACCGGGAACCCACCGATGCGCGAGAGCCAGGCCTCGAGCAGGCGGGGGCCGAAGAGCTCCTCCTTGCCCATGGTCCACACGGGACGGGGAAGCGCGGCCACGGCCACGAGCAGCGGATCGATGAACGCCACGTGGTTGCTCACGATGAGCGTCGGCCCGGCCTGTGGCAGGTGCTCCGCGCCTGCCACCCTCATGCGCAGCGGGCCGTACGACAGCGCCTTCAGCACGCCCTTGGTGGGAACCCACACGGGCTTCCACACGCGCGGGTGCCGCCGCGGGCGGAGGCGCTCGAACCCGTGGGTGCCCCGCCCCTCATCCACGACGCGCTCTACAGGCCCATGGCCGCGGTGGCCTCGGCCAACACAGGGCCGGCGATGGCCCGGGCGCGCTCGGCGCCCTCCTCGAGGATCGCCTCGAGCTCCGCGGGGTCGGCCATCAGCTGCTCGCGCCGATCGCGGATGGGGCCGATGAGCGCCTTCACCTTCTCGGCCAGGTTGCGCTTGTCGGCCACGCAGCCCAGCGTGGCGGTGGTGCAGCCCTCGAAGATCTCCGTGATCTCGGCGTCGGACGCCCCCATGAGCTTCTGCCACGAGAACACGTTGCAGATCTCCGGGTTACCGGGGTCGTCCTTCTTGATGCGCTGCGGGTCGGTGACCATGCTCATCACCTGCTTGTCGATCTCCTCATCCGATGAGGCGAGGGTGATCGCGTTGCCATAGCTCTTGCTCATCTTGCGGCCGTCCATGCCCAGCAGCAGGGGGGCATCGGAGATGATGGCCTCGGGCTCCGGGAACACCGGGCCGTAGAGGTGGTTGAAGCGGCGCACGACCTCGCGCGAGAGCTCCAGGTGCGGCAGCTGGTCCTGGCCCACCGGCACGCGCGTGGCCTTGTAGAGGATGACGTCGGCGGTCTGCAGCAAGGGGTAGCCCAGGAACCCGTAGGTGAGCAGGTGCTCGCCGAGTTCGTCGATCTGCCCCTTGTAGGTGGGCACGCGCTCGAGCCACGACAGCGGGGTGATCATGCCCAGCAGGATCGCCAACTCGGCATGCTGGGGAACGTCGCTCTGGCGGAACACGATGCTGCGCTCGGGGTCCACCCCCGCGGCCAGCCAGTCGGCCACCATCTCGGTGCCTTTCGCGCGGATGCCCTGAACGTCTTCATAGCCTGTGGTGAGCGCGTGGAGGTCGGCCACCATGTAGATGCACTCGTAGTCGTCCTGCATGCGCACCCAGTTGCCCAGGGCGCCGAGCAGGTGACCCACGTGCAACTGACCCGTGGGGCGCATGCCCGAGAGCACGCGCGGGCGTGTGGCGGAGGCGGTGGACACGGCGCGGGAGTGTAGCCCTCGTGGCGGGAGCCGTTCGCACCGGGCGGCCACGCGTGCTGTTGCCCCACCGGGCCACAGAACCGCCCGTTACGCTGCGGAACGATGCCTGACGCGCCACCTGCCGGTCCCCCCGTGCCTTCTCCTCCCATGCGGCGCATGTTCGCTCCCGGGGCGGCGTGGCGCATCGCATGGCCGATCGCCATGGTGGCCATCGGCATCGCAGCGCTGGTGCTGGTGGGCGCCCTATCGGACGCCATCGGTGCGTCAGCCGACTCCACCACGGCCATCGCCACCTTCATGGGCAGCGGGGTGATCCTGCTCGGCGGCCTGCTGCTGGTGCGGGCGCTGCCGCGGGCCCAGCGCCGGGTGACAGTCACCACCAAGGGTCGCCTGTGGCCGGGAATCGGTCTGGGCCTCGCGGTGGGCCTGGGATGCGTGGTGGGGTCGGGTGCCATCATCGCCGCGGGCGCTGAGCTCGACGAGGGCGCGAAGCAGGCGCTCGAGGACCTCGACATCTCGGTGGGCGTCACGTGGTGGCAGATGACGCTCATGGTGGTGGCCCTGGTCATCTTCGCCCCACTGGGCGAGGAACTGCTGTTCCGCGGGCTGGAACTACGCGGCCTGGTGCGCCTGATGCCCTTCGCCCTCGCCGCCCCGCTGTCGGGCATCGTGTTCACGGCCGCGCACCTGGACGCCTATCTGGTGTGGCCCCGCGCCCTGGCCCTTGTGCTGGTGGGCTGGGTACTGGCCTGGCTCTACCGCTGGCGCGGCCTCGTGGGATCGGTGGTTGCCCACGGCACCGTGAACGCCGTGGCGGCCGTCGCCCTCATCGCGCAGGGATAACCGCCCGCGCTGGGGCGGGCGATCACGCCCGCACCCCTCAGCCGGTGCCGGCCCTGGCGCGCACGGTGAGCTTCGGCAGGGTGACCGTGCGGAGCGTCGTCCGGGTCGTGGCTGCGCCTCGGGGCGTGAAAGCGAGGGTCATGGTCACCTTCACGGGTCCCTTCAGGCGACGGCGCTGCACCCATGCCCTGGGCAGGCAGGTGGCCACCGCGCTTCCCGGAGCCGTGAATGCCTTGGTCGTCACGCAGGCGACCCGGCCAGCTGCGGTGCCGGTGACCGTGGCGGTGCCCGCTCCGGTGGTGGTGATCCTGGTGCGGATGATGCCGCCGACGCGGCGCGGGGTGGCTGCGGTGGCCGTCGCAGTGACCGCAGGGGGTGTCGGCGAACCGGCCGCGAAAGTCGCGCTCACGCTGGTGGCCTGGGTCATCGTCACCGTGCAGGTGGTCGAGGTACCCGTGCAGGCGCCGCCCCAGCTGCTGAACACCGAGTCGACTGCGGGATGCGCGGTGAGAGTGATGCTCGAGCCGATCGCGAACACACCGCTGCAGGTGAGCCCGCAGTCGATGCCCTGCGGTGCGGAGGTAACCGATCCCGACCCGGCGCCAGAGCGGGTGACGGTAAGGCGGTCGCGGATCCCGCGGGGCGGGTGGCGGCCTGGATGATGTAGTTGAAACCATATATGCGGGTCCACACTGCCGTCGCCGCGCCATCCGGACCGATTGCGATCTGCGGGCTGTCGGCGGTCTGTCCGGTGGCCGAGAGATCGACCGGGGTGCCGAAGTTGCCAAGCGCGGATGACGAGCCCGCAAGCAGCGTGACGGCCAGGAGCGCGCCGACAGACCACCTGCCTCTGAGCGGTCGCCTCATCCCGCCAAACCTGCCGTGGGTGCGTGGCCGTGATGGTGCGGGCATCGGGTCTCCAGACCTGTGAGGGCAACCCCTCATAGGTCGAGGCCCAGAAGGAGCGGGAGGAGCGGGGAACTGCAGCCTCAGAGTCAACGATATGGCACGGTCGGCCGTACCACCGCGAGGAATGGGGCGACGCCCCCCGGCCCTCCACGGAGGAGGACGACGCCCGCGCTGCGTGCGCAGGTGGGGCGCCCCGAGATGGAGTTCCATGCCAACGCCCCCATCCACGGGGCGGCCAGCGAGGTGACCGTGCGGGTGTCGGCTGACAGCGACTCGGCTGACGTCGTGGTGGAGGTTGCCGACAACGGCAGTGGCGTCAGCGAGGGTGCGCCCGGCCTCGGCAGTGCGGTGCCTACCGAGGCGACCGGGGTCGACTGGTCCATCGCACCGACTCCCACGGGGGGGGCGCCGAGGTGCGCGTCCGGATCACGGCCTGACCAGAGCCACAGTCGGCATAGTTGAGCGCGGAATGCGTGAAGCGCTCGCGGCGTTCATCCAGTACGAGCGCGAAGATGGCCGCGAGGTCCCCGCGCCTCGCAACCGCGCCGGGTACGTCACAGCGGGCTAGGAAAGGCGCGAGGGCGGCCCGAAGGCCGCCCTCGCGGACACTCTCACATCGGTGAGGAGATCAGTCCTCGCCCTGCGCCTTGGTGAAGCCGTCCTCGCCGTCGAAGCGCTGCAGCTTCTCGACGTGCGCCCACGTGTGCTCGGCGGCAACGGCCTGCAGCAGGTCGATGAGCTGGGCGTCGGAGAGCTCACCCGAGTCGTCGCGCAGCATGAAGCGGGCGCGCCATGCGTCGACGGTGTCGGTGAGCACGTCGTTGGGCGGGTACACCATGGTGCCGCGGGAGTCGACCATCTTCAGGTAGAGGTCGCGGCCCTCGCAGATCTTCTCCATGCTCTGGCCGATCGACATCTTGTCGCCGGCCGACTCGATGAAGATGTCCACGCCGCACACCTGACGGGTCCTCGCCTTCACGTAGTCGGGGGCCGGGCCCAGGTCGGCCAGCTTGATCGGCTTGTAGTCGCGCACCTTCCAGTCCTTGGGCTTCTTGCCGAGGTTCTTGATGATCTCGTCGGTGTAGCCGATGGTGCCGGCCTGCTTCTCGTCGCCCACCACGTCGCGGGTCATGGCCTTGCCCTCCTCGAGGGTGGCGATGACGGCGTTCTCCATGAGGGCGGCCTCCTCGAACATGCCGAGGTGGCGCAGCATCATCACGCCCGAGAGGATCATGGCCGTCGGGTTGATGACGTTCTTGCCGGCGTACTTGGGCGCCGAGCCGTGCACGGCCTCGGCGATGAAGACGTCGCTGCCGATGTTGGCCGACGGCGCGAAGCCCAGGCCACCGATGAGCGCCGACGAGAGGTCGGACAGGATGTCGCCGTTCATGTTGGTGGTCACCAGCACGCTGTACTGCTCGGGCAGCTTGACCAGCTGGTGGGCGGCGTTGTCGACGATGACGTGCC
Proteins encoded in this window:
- a CDS encoding 1-acyl-sn-glycerol-3-phosphate acyltransferase, with protein sequence MDEGRGTHGFERLRPRRHPRVWKPVWVPTKGVLKALSYGPLRMRVAGAEHLPQAGPTLIVSNHVAFIDPLLVAVAALPRPVWTMGKEELFGPRLLEAWLSRIGGFPVKRQSPDVWAVRMGRDLLARGEALLIFPEGGVTRTGRMSPGFPGAGYFATRPDVQVIPAAIWDSQMLKGPVRIRFGPAIPMDDIRESPRAGRNRRAVERIMWHLSCMVPLVGGPYQDPPTGAPGIPLVGKAAKDALRRGAEDALRREAEDAQRARRVTGADASPGGTGAGA
- a CDS encoding CPBP family intramembrane metalloprotease yields the protein MPDAPPAGPPVPSPPMRRMFAPGAAWRIAWPIAMVAIGIAALVLVGALSDAIGASADSTTAIATFMGSGVILLGGLLLVRALPRAQRRVTVTTKGRLWPGIGLGLAVGLGCVVGSGAIIAAGAELDEGAKQALEDLDISVGVTWWQMTLMVVALVIFAPLGEELLFRGLELRGLVRLMPFALAAPLSGIVFTAAHLDAYLVWPRALALVLVGWVLAWLYRWRGLVGSVVAHGTVNAVAAVALIAQG
- a CDS encoding NADP-dependent isocitrate dehydrogenase, which translates into the protein MPCTLPTHTTERWACACGGRLFFRGFWAGNRSARHIRGAHRRHQEDDERHTLGNFHVTESGKTLVTLIPGDGIGPEVVDSTVRIIEATGAPIEWEERHAGERVFLEGLPSGVRQDTIDSIRKTRVVLKGPLGTPVGYGEKSANVTLRKLFETYGNIRPAREYPGVKTPYSGRGIDLVVVRENVEDLYAGIEYMLTPGVAEGLKLISRKGTEKIVRLAFELARAEGRESVVAMSKANIMKMTEGMLKSVFEEIAPEYDDIESWHVIVDNAAHQLVKLPEQYSVLVTTNMNGDILSDLSSALIGGLGFAPSANIGSDVFIAEAVHGSAPKYAGKNVINPTAMILSGVMMLRHLGMFEEAALMENAVIATLEEGKAMTRDVVGDEKQAGTIGYTDEIIKNLGKKPKDWKVRDYKPIKLADLGPAPDYVKARTRQVCGVDIFIESAGDKMSIGQSMEKICEGRDLYLKMVDSRGTMVYPPNDVLTDTVDAWRARFMLRDDSGELSDAQLIDLLQAVAAEHTWAHVEKLQRFDGEDGFTKAQGED
- the trpS gene encoding tryptophan--tRNA ligase, with protein sequence MSTASATRPRVLSGMRPTGQLHVGHLLGALGNWVRMQDDYECIYMVADLHALTTGYEDVQGIRAKGTEMVADWLAAGVDPERSIVFRQSDVPQHAELAILLGMITPLSWLERVPTYKGQIDELGEHLLTYGFLGYPLLQTADVILYKATRVPVGQDQLPHLELSREVVRRFNHLYGPVFPEPEAIISDAPLLLGMDGRKMSKSYGNAITLASSDEEIDKQVMSMVTDPQRIKKDDPGNPEICNVFSWQKLMGASDAEITEIFEGCTTATLGCVADKRNLAEKVKALIGPIRDRREQLMADPAELEAILEEGAERARAIAGPVLAEATAAMGL